Within the Thermococcus sp. CX2 genome, the region GTACGCCCTTCCGGGGAGATGCTCCCCTGTGGGGAGATTCATCTACCTTTCACCTCAATCCTCTTGCCGATGACGAGCTCGGCGGCCTTCACAGCTGCCCCGCCGCTGCCAACGGCTATCCTTACCTGGTCCTCCGGGACGTAGACGATTATCTTGTCGTCGAGCTCCTCTATCTCCAAGACCCTAACGTTGAGCATTTTCTCGAGTCTGTCCTTCATGGTGAATCCCCAGAAATCCTCCTCACTTCCCAATATAAAAGTAACGAAATCAGTCAAAGTCCCAAATGGTCCTGCCCTTGTAGAACATCATCACGTAGCCACAGTTCCTGCAGATTACTATCTTAACCTTGTGGGCAGTTAAACCCCACTTGCTGTCGAGCTTTCCCTCCTCAACTCGGAAGTCGGTCCCCCCACAGAGGGGGCACTTAAGCTGCCTGTGTTCCACGTGGATCACCAATTGCCTATTACCCAGTTGTGGGTAAAAACTTTCCCCTCTCCCTGTCTAGTATGTGCTCGATGCCCGGTTTATGG harbors:
- a CDS encoding KH domain-containing protein — translated: MKDRLEKMLNVRVLEIEELDDKIIVYVPEDQVRIAVGSGGAAVKAAELVIGKRIEVKGR